CTTCGAGTTCGCCCCAGCCATAGCAGAAAAAAGCCAAGGGTCGCGCGGCTGTGATGCGCGGATCGAGCTGGCGCAGACTGCCGGCGGCGGCGTTGCGGGGATTGACGAAGGTCTTCTCGCCGCGCTCGGCTGCCTTGCGGTTCATTTCCGTGAAGCCGGCCCTGGGCATGAATACCTCGCCACGCGCTTCGAGCACACGCGGCACGTCGGCACCGCGCAGGCGCAGCGGGATGCTGGGGATCGTGCGCACGTTCTGCGTGATGTCTTCGCCCATATGGCCGTCGCCGCGTGTCGCGCCCAGCACCAGACGCCCGCTCTCGTAGCGCAGGCTGACGGCCAGCCCATCGAGCTTGGGCTCGGCGTTATAGACGACCGGGTCTGCGCGGCCCAGACGTTCGCGCACGCGGCGGTCGAAGGCTCGCAGTTCCTCGTCGCTGAAGCAGTTATCCAGTGACAGCATCGCAATGGCGTGGCGCACTTCGCCGAAACCCGCAGCCGGTTTCGCGCCGACGCGCTGGGTTGGCGAGTCGGGAGTAACCAGCTCCGGATGCGCGGCCTCGATGGCTTGCAGTTCACGTAGCAGGCGGTCGTATTCCGCATCTGGAATGTGCGGTTCATCAAGGACGTAGTAAGCGTAGTTGTGCCGTTCGATCTGTTCGCGCAGCGCCGCAGCCTGTGCCGCGGCGGCGACCGCACCGGACTCGCTCATCGACGACTGCCCGCCAGCCGCGCCTGAAGTTGGATGAATCCGCGCACACGCTCTTCGTAATGACTCATGGTTTGCGCGGTCACGGTGCTGTGCGTTTCGTCTTCAAGTCTGCCGCCGAGCATTTCGGCCAGTTTCCAGGCGCAATCGCGCAGGCTGCGGAAGGCAACCATGGGCAGCTCCGGGCCGGGCAACTGCATGAACAAACTGATGCCCGGCGTTTCCAGGGTGTCGAAATGCTGCGGGTCGAAGGTGCCCGGCTGAATCATGTTGACCACGCTGAAATGCGCCATGCCGGACTTGGCCGGCCGATGGTAGATCTGCATAGCGCCAAATTCCAACTCACAGGCGTTGAACGCCGCCGCCAGCGCCTCGCCCGTAAACGAACCGATCTCCGGGTCGGCGACAACATGAATGATCAGCAGTTCTTCCGGCCCTGCCGGCGTCGGGTCGGGCGGCGGCTTGGCGGTGCGGCGCCACGGTGTCCGCCCACGCGGCGCGGCCACCGGTCGGGGTTCGGGCGCTGTCGCGACGCGGGGTTTGGAAAGCGGTGCGGGTGGCGGTTCGGGTGAGTCCGCCTCCAGATCCAGCGCAGTTTGTTGCGGTGGTTCGGCCAGTCGGGGTTCCGGGGCATCGTGCTCGTGCATCAGAACGTCCCACTCCGGCGCATTGTCCGCCTGTCTGTCATCGTCCCTGGAGCGACGCTTCAAACCATCGACGAAAGAGCGTACGCGCCCTTCATAGCGATCAAGCAGGTCGCGGGCGATGCTTCCGGCCTGTTCGCCCAGCGACGGTTCACGCGGGTTCCGCAAGCCGGCCAATGAGGGCTCGCGCGACGCGTTCGGCTCAGGGTCGGCGCCTTGCGGTTCTTCGCGCGCGGATTCGCCCATAACACGCGGTGAGCGCGTCGCGTCATCGGCGCGCAGGTCTTCGCGTGGCGGTGTCGCGGATTTGCGCGTGTCGGTCGCTGGTGCGCGTTCAGCCGGTTTCTCGGCGGGCGGTTCGCGAGTGGCCTCATCGAACAAGCGATACAAACCCGAGACATACGTGCGGACGCGTTTTTCGTAGCGGCTGAAGCTCTGCGGGGTCATCGGCCGGTCGTTTTCGTCCAGCAGGCGACCGTTCAGTCGCACGCTCATGCGGCGCGCGCAATCGCTCATCGCACGGAACGCAACCATCGGTTGATCGGGGCCGGGCAGACGCAGAAAAAAACTCACGCCGGGCGTGCGCAGGTCGTCCAGCGTGTCGGGGTTGAAGGTGCCGGGTTTGAGCCGGTTCACCACGCTGAACATGGGTTCACCCAGACCGGCATGCCGGTGACAGACGCCTTCGTCGTC
This genomic stretch from Acidihalobacter ferrooxydans harbors:
- a CDS encoding cell division protein ZipA C-terminal FtsZ-binding domain-containing protein, encoding MDTLRWILLIVGLAVLAAIYLLGRRGATRRLDDTLADQRDSTDEEGWIDDVRPVARRRDPTLGGQAPSLVAERDELPPAGGAALRVSTGEREESKQLIDVLIIHVQPKGEYFSGNELAAAFDAFDLKFGDKDVYHRIADSGESLFSVVNRLKPGTFNPDMLDELRTPGVSFFLRLPGPDQPLAAFRAMSDCAQRMSAWLDARLLDDDDQPMTAQSLIRYENRIHAYVSATEDDWRDDVRPVRRDPVMGVQSIGPQSSSAQSPSLVADRDELPPAVDASSGMHPAEAGPGEPRFSGSDDAWIDDVSPARPAAPAVESTFAVPSPPSSASEHLDATPEPRLEADEDGWVDDVRPVVRTPAERAALAAQSRHFQGIPERVATTLSTDEEPPPGAREEPRELVDVLIIHLLPKGEFFSGNELAAAFSAFGLSLDDEGVCHRHAGLGEPMFSVVNRLKPGTFNPDTLDDLRTPGVSFFLRLPGPDQPMVAFRAMSDCARRMSVRLNGRLLDENDRPMTPQSFSRYEKRVRTYVSGLYRLFDEATREPPAEKPAERAPATDTRKSATPPREDLRADDATRSPRVMGESAREEPQGADPEPNASREPSLAGLRNPREPSLGEQAGSIARDLLDRYEGRVRSFVDGLKRRSRDDDRQADNAPEWDVLMHEHDAPEPRLAEPPQQTALDLEADSPEPPPAPLSKPRVATAPEPRPVAAPRGRTPWRRTAKPPPDPTPAGPEELLIIHVVADPEIGSFTGEALAAAFNACELEFGAMQIYHRPAKSGMAHFSVVNMIQPGTFDPQHFDTLETPGISLFMQLPGPELPMVAFRSLRDCAWKLAEMLGGRLEDETHSTVTAQTMSHYEERVRGFIQLQARLAGSRR